The proteins below are encoded in one region of Neofelis nebulosa isolate mNeoNeb1 chromosome 17, mNeoNeb1.pri, whole genome shotgun sequence:
- the SMIM17 gene encoding small integral membrane protein 17 isoform X1: MQSLRPEQIRGLLEPERAKTLLPRESRAWEKRATPTKDWVAVEVGATGCDGDEKGLSSQETGLAQEWTSADVDDGSEDSQVCGMVPSSFANPRPADLSGSSAPCLRIPPPPESPFGECEPPRSLPLETGHVPV, translated from the exons ATGCAGAGCCTCAGGCCTGAGCAGATTCGGGGGCTGCTGGAGCCCGAGAGGGCCAAGACGCTGCTGCCTCGGGAGAGCAGGGCCTGGGAGAAGCGCGCCACCCCCACCAAAGACTGGGTGGCTGTGGAGGTCGGGGCCACCGGCTGTGACGGTGACGAGAAAG GTCTGTCCTCTCAAGAGACCGGGCTGGCCCAGGAGTGGACCTCGGCGGACGTAGATGATGGGTCAGAGGACTCGCAGGTATGTGGGATGGTTCCTTCCTCTTTCGCAAACCCCCGCCCTGCAGATCTCAGTGGGTCGTCAGCTCCTTGCCTCAGAATTCCCCCGCCTCCCGAAAGTCCGTTTGGGGAATGTGAGCCCCCAAGAAGCCTCCCCCTGGAAACAGGACATGTCCCTGTATAG